The proteins below come from a single Pontibaca methylaminivorans genomic window:
- the ald gene encoding alanine dehydrogenase — translation MKIGCPKEIKPQEFRVGLTPNAAHEAVVHGHEVMIETGAGIGAGFEDDAYVEAGARIVPDAETVYGEAEMIVKVKEPQPGERKLLRRGQILYTYLHLAADPELTRELLATGVTAIAYETVTGRGGGLPLLAPMSEVAGRLAPQTGSWALQKANGGSGVLMGGVPGVRPANVLVLGGGVVGTAAARVAVGMGASVTVLDLSVQRLSYLDDIFMGHLITQFSDKATLNDLLPSTDMVIGAVLIPGAATPKLLKREHLSLMRPGSVLVDVAVDQGGCFETSRPTTHQDPIYEVDGIIHYCVGNMPGAVARTATIALNNATMPLMLNLADKGWKRACAEDEHLLHGLNMHDGKLTYHAVGEALGIESVEGSSLIAA, via the coding sequence ATGAAGATCGGATGTCCGAAAGAGATCAAACCCCAGGAATTCCGCGTCGGACTGACTCCGAATGCAGCCCATGAAGCCGTGGTCCACGGCCATGAGGTGATGATCGAGACCGGCGCCGGAATCGGAGCGGGTTTCGAGGACGACGCCTATGTCGAGGCGGGGGCGCGCATCGTCCCCGATGCAGAGACGGTCTATGGCGAGGCCGAGATGATCGTGAAGGTGAAGGAACCCCAGCCGGGCGAGCGCAAGCTGCTGCGGCGCGGACAGATCCTTTACACCTATCTTCATCTTGCGGCCGACCCCGAGCTGACCCGCGAACTGCTCGCCACCGGCGTCACCGCCATCGCCTACGAGACCGTGACCGGCCGCGGCGGCGGCCTGCCCCTGCTTGCCCCCATGTCCGAGGTCGCCGGGCGGCTCGCGCCCCAGACCGGCTCCTGGGCGCTGCAGAAGGCCAATGGCGGCAGCGGCGTGCTGATGGGCGGCGTGCCCGGCGTGCGCCCGGCCAATGTGCTGGTTCTTGGCGGCGGCGTCGTCGGCACCGCGGCGGCACGCGTCGCCGTGGGGATGGGCGCCAGCGTGACCGTGCTCGACCTGTCGGTGCAGCGGCTGTCCTATCTCGACGACATCTTCATGGGGCACCTGATCACGCAGTTCTCGGACAAGGCCACGCTCAACGACCTGCTGCCCAGCACCGACATGGTGATCGGCGCCGTGCTCATTCCCGGGGCAGCGACGCCCAAGCTGCTCAAGCGCGAGCATCTTTCGCTGATGCGCCCGGGCTCCGTGCTGGTCGATGTGGCGGTGGATCAGGGCGGCTGCTTCGAGACGTCGCGCCCGACCACGCATCAGGATCCGATCTACGAAGTGGATGGCATCATTCACTATTGCGTCGGCAACATGCCGGGTGCGGTCGCCCGCACCGCGACCATCGCGCTGAACAACGCGACCATGCCGCTCATGCTCAACCTTGCCGACAAGGGCTGGAAGCGGGCCTGCGCCGAGGACGAGCACCTGCTGCACGGGCTCAACATGCACGACGGCAAGCTGACCTATCACGCGGTCGGCGAGGCGCT
- the rpsU gene encoding 30S ribosomal protein S21, whose protein sequence is MQVSVRDNNVDQALRALKKKLQREGVFREMKLRQHFEKPSEKKAREQAEAIRRARKLARKKAQREGLL, encoded by the coding sequence ATGCAGGTCAGTGTTCGTGACAACAATGTCGACCAGGCGCTGCGCGCCCTGAAGAAGAAACTTCAGCGCGAAGGCGTGTTCCGCGAGATGAAGCTGCGGCAGCATTTCGAGAAACCTTCCGAAAAGAAGGCCCGGGAACAGGCCGAAGCGATTCGGCGTGCCCGCAAGCTTGCGCGCAAGAAAGCGCAGCGTGAAGGGCTGCTCTGA
- a CDS encoding COQ9 family protein has product MDEEERKTTQDRVLDAALAHVAFDGWTETTLRAAIAESGAEPALARALFPRGAVDLALYWHERGDRAMLDRLAVTDLADMRFRDRVQTALRLRIEAIGDKEALRRSMALFALPLHAPDGTRVLWRTCDHVWTALGDTSDDVNWYTKRMSLSGVYSATLLYWLADGSSNDADTWAFLARRIDEVMRIERLKGQVQANPLMKPFLVIPNWLGRQVRAPKGVDDLPGSTKPSR; this is encoded by the coding sequence ATGGACGAAGAGGAACGCAAGACCACGCAGGACAGGGTTCTCGATGCGGCGCTTGCGCATGTGGCCTTTGACGGCTGGACCGAAACCACCCTGCGCGCCGCCATCGCCGAGAGCGGGGCCGAACCCGCGCTGGCGCGGGCGTTGTTTCCGCGCGGGGCGGTCGACCTTGCGCTTTACTGGCACGAGCGCGGCGACCGCGCGATGCTCGACCGGCTCGCGGTGACGGATCTGGCGGACATGCGGTTCCGCGACCGTGTGCAGACCGCGCTGCGCCTGCGGATCGAGGCAATCGGCGACAAGGAGGCGCTGCGCCGCAGCATGGCGCTTTTTGCGCTGCCGCTTCATGCCCCGGACGGCACGCGGGTGCTCTGGCGCACCTGCGATCACGTCTGGACCGCCCTTGGCGATACGTCCGACGACGTGAACTGGTATACCAAGCGCATGAGCCTTTCGGGCGTCTACTCCGCTACGCTGCTGTACTGGCTGGCAGACGGCAGCAGCAATGATGCCGACACCTGGGCCTTCCTGGCCCGGCGAATCGACGAGGTCATGCGCATTGAGCGGCTGAAAGGGCAGGTTCAGGCCAATCCGCTGATGAAGCCGTTCCTCGTGATTCCGAACTGGCTTGGGCGGCAGGTCCGCGCGCCGAAGGGGGTGGATGATCTGCCGGGCTCGACAAAACCGTCGCGCTGA
- a CDS encoding NAD(P)H-quinone oxidoreductase, with product MPQTMRAIEISEPGGPEVLKPAERPVPAPAPGEVVIRVAFAGVNRPDALQRAGAYAPPPEASDLPGLEASGEIVALGEGVESWSVGDRVCALLPGGGYAEYVATPAAHCLRIPQGMDLKRAACLPETFFTVWSNVFDRGRLAAGERFLVHGGTSGIGTTAIQLARAFGAEVFATAGSDAKCAVCTELGARAINYRDEDFMQILREAGGADVILDMVGGDYIPRNVRALATEGRLVQIAFLRGTRAELNFAAVMLKRLTITGSTLRPQSDAAKAAIAANLAEKVWPLLDRGEVAPVMDSEFALDEAAQAHARMEAGDHIGKIVLRVAGE from the coding sequence TTGCCCCAGACCATGCGTGCCATCGAGATCAGCGAACCGGGCGGCCCCGAAGTGCTGAAACCGGCCGAACGTCCGGTGCCTGCGCCCGCCCCGGGCGAGGTGGTGATCCGGGTGGCTTTCGCCGGGGTGAACCGCCCCGATGCGCTGCAGCGCGCGGGCGCCTATGCACCGCCGCCCGAGGCGAGCGACCTGCCGGGGCTCGAGGCGTCGGGCGAGATCGTGGCGCTTGGCGAAGGCGTCGAATCCTGGTCCGTCGGCGACCGGGTCTGCGCGCTGCTCCCCGGCGGGGGCTATGCCGAATATGTGGCAACCCCGGCGGCGCATTGCCTGCGGATCCCTCAGGGCATGGATCTGAAACGCGCGGCCTGCCTGCCGGAAACCTTTTTCACGGTCTGGTCCAACGTGTTCGATCGCGGGCGTCTGGCGGCGGGCGAGCGGTTCCTTGTCCATGGCGGCACGAGCGGCATCGGCACCACCGCGATCCAGCTTGCGCGCGCCTTCGGGGCCGAGGTTTTCGCCACCGCGGGTTCGGATGCGAAATGCGCCGTCTGCACCGAACTCGGCGCGCGGGCGATCAATTACCGCGACGAGGATTTCATGCAGATCCTGCGCGAGGCGGGCGGGGCGGATGTGATCCTCGACATGGTGGGGGGCGATTACATTCCTCGCAATGTCCGCGCCCTAGCGACCGAGGGCCGGCTCGTGCAGATCGCCTTCCTGCGCGGCACCAGGGCCGAACTGAACTTTGCCGCCGTGATGCTGAAGCGCCTGACCATCACCGGCAGCACCCTGCGCCCGCAGAGCGACGCGGCCAAGGCGGCCATTGCCGCGAACCTTGCCGAAAAGGTCTGGCCGCTGCTGGACCGGGGCGAGGTCGCGCCGGTCATGGACAGCGAATTCGCGCTGGACGAGGCGGCGCAGGCCCATGCGCGGATGGAGGCGGGCGACCACATCGGCAAGATCGTGCTGCGGGTCGCGGGCGAATGA
- a CDS encoding DsbA family protein — protein sequence MTKRTLFDRRRRDLIRLGLGAGAAAGAAVLGHPALAQALADNPMPQELRKALERSPFTPVLGNPEGDITLSEFFDYNCPFCRDMAADIQTLLAEDGKLRLVLREWPIFGEGSIAATRVSLAVLKQQKYGEFHTALMGIGGTADEAAALRVARDLGLDTDRLRADMESPEVQEHIGLSGALADHMGLMGTPSFIAGNEMLFGAQSKAEMRGLIARGRAALG from the coding sequence ATGACGAAACGCACCCTGTTCGACCGGCGCAGACGGGATCTGATCCGCCTCGGGCTCGGCGCCGGGGCGGCGGCGGGAGCGGCCGTGCTCGGGCATCCCGCGCTCGCGCAGGCGCTCGCGGACAACCCCATGCCGCAAGAGCTGCGCAAGGCGCTGGAGCGGTCGCCCTTCACGCCGGTTCTGGGCAATCCCGAGGGAGACATCACCCTCAGCGAATTCTTCGACTACAACTGTCCGTTCTGCCGCGACATGGCCGCCGACATACAGACGCTGCTGGCCGAGGACGGAAAGCTGCGGCTCGTGCTGCGCGAATGGCCGATCTTTGGCGAAGGGTCGATTGCGGCGACGCGGGTGTCGCTCGCAGTGCTGAAACAGCAGAAATACGGCGAATTCCACACTGCTCTTATGGGCATCGGCGGCACGGCCGACGAAGCGGCCGCCCTGAGGGTCGCCCGCGATCTCGGGCTCGATACCGACCGGCTGCGGGCGGATATGGAGTCGCCCGAGGTGCAGGAACATATCGGCCTTTCCGGGGCGTTGGCCGATCACATGGGCCTGATGGGCACGCCGAGCTTCATCGCCGGGAACGAGATGCTGTTCGGTGCCCAGTCAAAGGCCGAGATGCGCGGCCTGATCGCGCGCGGCCGCGCAGCACTCGGCTAG
- a CDS encoding LysR family transcriptional regulator: MTFDQLRIFVAVAERQHVTQAAAFLNLTQSAVSAAIAALEERHAVRLFDRIGRRIVLTDAGQQFLEEARALLGRAEQSERLLADLAGLRRGRLRLAASQTVANYWLPPLMHRFHAAHPGFRLELAIGNTAEVARLVQAAGADLGFVEGAIDDPALSIRPFAGDDLMLVVAPAHPWAGGAPLDARDLLKSPWVLREPGSGTRTVFEAVLARHGLAPDKVEIALELPSNESVRAAVESGAGATVLSALVVGPAVAAGRLAAVDFALPGRRFRVLHHKDRQLSLAERRFLDLTQEPGGLLPENE; this comes from the coding sequence ATGACCTTCGATCAGCTTCGCATCTTTGTCGCCGTCGCCGAGCGCCAGCACGTCACGCAGGCAGCGGCCTTTCTCAATCTGACCCAGAGCGCGGTCAGCGCCGCCATTGCCGCGCTCGAGGAACGCCACGCGGTGCGCCTGTTCGACCGGATCGGGCGGCGGATCGTTCTGACCGACGCGGGGCAACAGTTCCTGGAAGAGGCGCGCGCGCTGCTGGGGCGGGCCGAGCAGAGCGAGCGGCTGCTGGCCGATCTGGCCGGGCTGCGGCGCGGCCGGCTGCGGCTCGCGGCAAGCCAGACGGTCGCGAATTACTGGCTGCCGCCGCTCATGCACCGGTTCCACGCCGCCCATCCCGGTTTCAGGCTCGAGCTTGCGATCGGCAATACCGCCGAAGTCGCCCGCCTGGTGCAGGCCGCAGGCGCCGACCTCGGCTTTGTCGAGGGGGCGATCGACGACCCCGCCCTGTCGATCCGCCCGTTTGCGGGGGATGACCTCATGCTGGTCGTCGCGCCCGCTCACCCCTGGGCCGGCGGCGCGCCCCTGGACGCGCGGGATCTGCTCAAGAGCCCCTGGGTGCTGCGCGAGCCGGGGTCGGGAACGCGCACGGTATTCGAGGCGGTTCTTGCCCGGCACGGGCTCGCACCCGATAAGGTCGAGATCGCGCTTGAACTGCCGTCGAATGAATCCGTGCGCGCAGCGGTCGAATCCGGGGCCGGCGCGACGGTGCTCTCGGCGCTGGTGGTCGGCCCGGCGGTCGCTGCCGGGCGGCTCGCGGCGGTGGATTTCGCCCTGCCCGGCCGGCGATTTCGCGTTCTGCATCACAAGGACCGCCAGCTTTCGCTGGCCGAGCGGCGGTTTCTGGACCTGACGCAGGAACCCGGCGGCCTCCTGCCGGAGAACGAGTGA
- a CDS encoding YeiH family protein, protein MSDATTEPGHDRGFFTRGPGRILPGLGLAGGIAGLAFGLQRIPGVNALSPLILATLLGMVFRNLVGTPRAARPGIAFGLRHVLRAGIVLMGLQLTAQQVIAVGASGVAMIGLTLLATFAFTSWCGRMLGVERGLAQLIAAGSAICGASAVVATNTVTRASDESAAYAVACVTVFGSLSMVLMPVAGGFLDMGPRAFGLWTGASIHEVAQVAAAAYARGQDAGEFGTIAKLTRVMMLAPMVLMLGAAATRRMRQTGGPKGRAAAPVPWFVFGFIAMAALASTGRIPEAVMPLTTAATQFLLALALAAMGLETDLRRLAAQGIRPALLGAGAWIFISIFSLCLVVMLT, encoded by the coding sequence ATGAGCGATGCAACGACAGAACCGGGACACGACCGGGGGTTTTTCACCCGTGGGCCGGGCCGCATCCTGCCCGGGCTCGGGCTTGCGGGGGGAATCGCGGGGCTGGCGTTCGGCCTGCAGCGGATTCCGGGCGTCAATGCGCTCAGCCCGCTGATCCTTGCGACCCTGCTCGGCATGGTCTTTCGCAACCTTGTCGGCACGCCCCGCGCAGCGCGCCCCGGCATCGCCTTCGGCCTGCGGCACGTGCTGCGGGCGGGGATCGTGCTCATGGGGCTGCAACTGACCGCGCAGCAGGTGATCGCGGTCGGCGCCTCCGGCGTGGCGATGATCGGGCTCACGCTCCTGGCCACCTTCGCCTTCACCAGCTGGTGCGGGCGGATGCTCGGGGTCGAGCGGGGGCTGGCGCAACTGATCGCGGCGGGGAGCGCGATCTGCGGTGCGTCTGCCGTGGTCGCCACCAACACGGTGACCCGCGCCAGCGACGAAAGCGCCGCCTATGCCGTCGCCTGCGTCACCGTGTTCGGGTCGCTGTCCATGGTCCTGATGCCCGTTGCGGGCGGGTTCCTCGATATGGGTCCGCGGGCGTTCGGGCTCTGGACCGGCGCGTCGATCCACGAGGTCGCGCAGGTCGCCGCCGCCGCCTATGCACGCGGGCAGGACGCCGGCGAATTCGGCACCATCGCCAAGCTCACCCGCGTCATGATGCTGGCGCCGATGGTGCTGATGCTGGGCGCCGCCGCCACCCGCCGGATGCGCCAGACGGGCGGCCCGAAAGGGCGCGCCGCCGCGCCGGTGCCGTGGTTCGTTTTCGGGTTCATCGCCATGGCCGCGCTTGCCAGCACCGGCCGGATCCCCGAGGCGGTCATGCCCTTGACCACGGCCGCGACGCAGTTCCTGCTTGCCCTCGCGCTGGCGGCCATGGGGCTCGAGACCGACCTGCGCCGCCTTGCGGCGCAAGGCATCCGCCCCGCGCTGCTTGGCGCAGGCGCCTGGATTTTCATTTCCATTTTCAGCCTCTGTCTGGTTGTCATGCTGACATGA
- the nadC gene encoding carboxylating nicotinate-nucleotide diphosphorylase translates to MEIAPLPRLLIEPAVRRALDEDLGTAGDITSAAVIPPDHRSAVAMVARRDGVIAGLDCAALACELVDPRITVTRHVSDGTAVRAGTRIASLAGPSRSLLTAERTALNFLCHLSGIASATAALVHLVDGTGTRITCTRKTTPGLRALEKHAVLAGGGASHRHSLADAMLIKDNHIAIAGGIRPALERARAMAGHMVKVEIEVDTLAQLAEVLEIGADVVLLDNMDIATLREAVAMVAGRAVTEASGTITPETARAVAATGVDLISLGWITHSAPALDIGLDFLAAQDGA, encoded by the coding sequence ATGGAGATCGCCCCGCTTCCGCGCCTGCTGATCGAACCCGCGGTTCGCCGCGCGCTTGACGAGGATCTGGGCACCGCGGGGGACATCACCTCGGCCGCGGTGATCCCACCGGATCATCGCTCTGCCGTCGCCATGGTGGCGCGGCGCGATGGGGTGATTGCGGGGCTCGACTGCGCGGCGCTGGCCTGCGAACTGGTCGATCCGCGCATCACCGTGACGCGCCATGTGAGCGATGGCACGGCGGTGCGCGCGGGCACGCGCATCGCGAGCCTTGCCGGCCCGTCCCGCAGCCTGCTGACGGCCGAGCGCACCGCGCTGAACTTTCTCTGTCACCTGTCGGGCATCGCGAGCGCGACCGCCGCGCTGGTCCATCTGGTCGATGGCACCGGTACCCGCATCACCTGCACGCGCAAGACCACGCCCGGACTGCGGGCGCTGGAAAAGCACGCCGTCCTTGCCGGCGGGGGCGCGAGCCATCGCCACAGCCTGGCCGATGCGATGCTGATCAAGGACAACCACATCGCCATCGCCGGCGGGATCCGCCCGGCGCTCGAGCGCGCCCGCGCCATGGCCGGCCATATGGTCAAGGTCGAGATCGAGGTCGATACGCTCGCGCAACTCGCCGAGGTGCTTGAGATCGGTGCCGATGTGGTGCTGCTCGACAACATGGACATCGCAACGCTGCGCGAGGCCGTCGCCATGGTGGCGGGGCGGGCCGTGACCGAGGCGTCGGGAACCATCACGCCCGAAACCGCTCGCGCGGTGGCTGCGACCGGGGTCGATCTGATCTCGCTCGGCTGGATCACCCACAGCGCACCCGCGCTTGACATCGGGCTGGATTTCCTTGCGGCGCAGGACGGGGCCTGA
- the nadA gene encoding quinolinate synthase NadA has protein sequence MTDLRLPHLYDRVSRIIPAPDWMLFEDDIAAILDLKREKNAVILAHNYQTPEIFHGVADIVGDSLALARKAVEVDAEVIVLAGVHFMAETAKLLNPGKTVLIPDTQAGCSLADSITAEDIALLREAHPGVPVVTYVNTSAAVKAASDICCTSGNAVRVVESLGVPKVLMIPDEYLARNVARETGVEIVAWKGRCEVHELFTAEEVRGLRESWPGVTVLAHPECPPEVVAEADFSGSTAVMSDFVGTRKPARVVLLTECSMSDNVALDHPDVEFIRPCNLCPHMKRISLRNIREALEQGRHEVSVDPAIADDARRAVERMLAV, from the coding sequence ATGACCGACCTTCGCCTGCCGCATCTTTATGACCGCGTAAGCCGGATCATCCCGGCCCCGGACTGGATGCTGTTCGAGGATGACATCGCGGCGATTCTCGACCTCAAGCGCGAGAAAAACGCGGTGATCCTTGCGCATAACTACCAGACGCCGGAGATCTTCCACGGGGTCGCGGATATTGTCGGTGACAGCCTCGCCCTTGCCCGCAAGGCGGTGGAGGTCGATGCCGAGGTGATCGTCCTTGCCGGCGTGCATTTCATGGCCGAGACGGCAAAGCTGCTCAATCCGGGCAAGACCGTGCTGATCCCCGATACGCAGGCAGGCTGTTCGCTGGCGGATTCGATCACCGCCGAGGACATCGCCCTGCTGCGCGAGGCCCATCCCGGCGTGCCGGTCGTCACCTATGTGAACACGTCGGCCGCGGTCAAGGCGGCCTCCGATATCTGCTGCACCTCGGGCAATGCGGTGCGCGTCGTCGAATCGCTCGGCGTGCCCAAGGTGCTGATGATCCCCGACGAATACCTGGCCCGCAACGTGGCCCGCGAAACCGGGGTCGAGATCGTCGCCTGGAAGGGCCGCTGCGAGGTGCACGAACTGTTCACCGCCGAAGAGGTGCGCGGCCTGCGCGAATCCTGGCCGGGCGTCACCGTGCTCGCGCATCCCGAATGCCCGCCCGAGGTCGTGGCCGAGGCCGATTTCTCGGGCTCGACCGCGGTCATGTCGGATTTCGTCGGCACCCGCAAACCCGCGCGGGTGGTGCTGCTCACCGAATGTTCGATGAGCGACAATGTGGCGCTCGACCATCCCGATGTTGAATTCATCCGTCCCTGCAACCTCTGTCCGCACATGAAGCGGATCAGCCTGCGCAACATCCGCGAGGCGCTGGAACAGGGCCGTCACGAGGTCAGCGTCGATCCCGCCATCGCCGATGATGCGCGCCGAGCGGTCGAACGGATGCTGGCGGTCTGA
- a CDS encoding NUDIX hydrolase, producing the protein MSSGLAHAELIAVLVAVTDDEPRVMTVRAGQALPSGPFDPGHRSLQSGLRAWIESQTGHPVGYLEQLYTFADLDREPRTPPGARRISIGYLGLVREQPAPAAGQPEWHGWYDYFPWEDRRLRPPPIPDEIAARLAGWAGDDPLRRQRVDFVFGLNDMPWNEELALQRYELLYEAGLAESMTRPAHAAFGRRMGGDHRRILATGIARLRAKIKYHPVVFELLPESFTLLQLQRTVEALSGLRLHKSNFRRQIDQQELVEETGEMSAATGGRPAKLFRYRSAILEARALSGSRLPVLRH; encoded by the coding sequence TTGTCCTCGGGACTTGCTCATGCCGAACTGATTGCCGTTCTGGTCGCCGTCACCGATGACGAGCCCCGCGTCATGACGGTGCGGGCCGGCCAGGCGCTGCCGTCCGGCCCCTTCGATCCGGGCCATCGCAGCCTGCAATCCGGGCTGCGGGCCTGGATCGAAAGCCAGACCGGCCATCCCGTCGGCTATCTTGAACAGCTTTACACCTTTGCCGACCTCGACCGTGAACCACGCACGCCCCCCGGCGCGCGGCGCATCTCGATCGGTTATCTCGGGCTCGTGCGCGAACAGCCGGCACCGGCAGCGGGGCAGCCGGAGTGGCACGGCTGGTATGACTATTTCCCCTGGGAGGACCGGCGCCTGCGCCCGCCGCCGATACCGGACGAAATCGCCGCCCGGCTCGCCGGCTGGGCAGGCGATGATCCGCTGCGCCGCCAGCGCGTCGATTTCGTCTTTGGCCTCAATGACATGCCCTGGAACGAGGAACTCGCGCTCCAGCGTTACGAACTGCTTTACGAGGCGGGGCTGGCCGAAAGCATGACCCGGCCCGCCCATGCCGCCTTCGGGCGCAGGATGGGGGGCGATCACCGCCGGATCCTCGCGACCGGCATCGCGCGGCTGCGGGCAAAGATCAAATACCACCCGGTCGTGTTCGAGCTCCTGCCCGAGAGCTTCACCCTCCTGCAGCTGCAACGCACGGTCGAGGCGCTGTCGGGGCTGCGGTTGCACAAGTCGAATTTCCGCCGCCAGATCGACCAGCAGGAACTGGTCGAGGAAACCGGCGAGATGTCCGCCGCCACCGGCGGCCGCCCGGCCAAGCTGTTCCGCTACCGCTCCGCGATCCTCGAGGCACGGGCCCTGTCGGGATCGCGGCTGCCGGTGCTGCGTCATTGA
- a CDS encoding NADPH-dependent FMN reductase produces MKPRLHIIIASTRPGRVGPAVAQWFRDYAGRHGEFDAHLVDLADFDLPIYNEPRHPVMQQYELPHTKRWARSVEQADAYVFVTPEYNFSPPPSLVNALNYVYREWNYKPCGFVSYGGVSGGIRAVQIAKQLVTTLKMMPMVEGVMVPMVGKSLDDEGRFVSNDPVEHSAQQMLDELLKWSGALATLRAPATESAGS; encoded by the coding sequence TTGAAACCCAGACTTCACATCATCATCGCCAGCACCCGGCCGGGACGTGTCGGCCCCGCGGTTGCGCAGTGGTTCCGGGACTATGCCGGCCGGCACGGGGAATTCGACGCGCATCTGGTCGACCTCGCGGATTTCGACCTGCCGATCTACAACGAGCCCCGCCACCCGGTGATGCAGCAATACGAACTGCCGCACACCAAGAGATGGGCGCGCAGCGTCGAACAGGCCGATGCCTATGTCTTCGTGACCCCCGAATACAACTTCAGCCCGCCGCCGTCGCTGGTGAATGCGCTGAACTACGTCTATCGCGAATGGAACTACAAACCCTGCGGCTTTGTCTCCTACGGCGGTGTCTCGGGCGGAATCCGCGCGGTGCAGATCGCCAAGCAGCTTGTGACGACGCTCAAGATGATGCCGATGGTCGAGGGCGTCATGGTGCCGATGGTCGGGAAATCGCTCGACGACGAGGGGCGCTTCGTCTCGAACGACCCGGTGGAGCACTCCGCGCAGCAGATGCTGGACGAGCTGCTGAAATGGAGCGGCGCACTGGCGACCCTGCGCGCCCCCGCGACCGAAAGCGCCGGTTCATAG
- a CDS encoding YceI family protein, protein MKAFDHITTRLLSAGFLAALALPASAAEQTYALDPTHTQVQANWNHLGFSNPGAAFSIKEGTLIWNDENPLDSSVTVTIPVNSVDTRVPLLDETFRTEYFKADEFPEITFESTGATRVGQSDDYRITGDLTMHGVTRPVVLDATLNHMGEHPMLETPAIGFDATTTIRRSEFGLDAEVPFVSDEVTITITGEAVDPEALEGFLEMIEYAPDWD, encoded by the coding sequence ATGAAGGCATTCGATCACATCACCACTAGGCTGCTGTCCGCGGGTTTCCTCGCCGCGCTCGCCCTTCCGGCCTCTGCGGCCGAGCAGACCTATGCGCTCGACCCCACGCATACGCAGGTGCAGGCGAACTGGAACCACCTCGGCTTTTCCAATCCCGGCGCGGCCTTCAGCATCAAGGAGGGCACGCTGATCTGGAACGACGAGAATCCGCTCGACTCCAGCGTCACCGTGACCATTCCCGTCAACAGTGTGGACACCCGGGTGCCGCTGCTCGACGAAACCTTCAGGACCGAATATTTCAAGGCCGACGAATTTCCCGAGATCACCTTTGAAAGCACCGGAGCCACGCGCGTCGGCCAGTCCGACGACTACCGGATCACGGGTGATCTGACTATGCACGGGGTGACGCGCCCCGTGGTGCTCGATGCCACGCTGAACCACATGGGCGAGCATCCGATGCTCGAGACGCCGGCGATCGGCTTCGATGCGACGACCACCATCCGGCGTTCCGAATTCGGGCTGGATGCCGAGGTTCCCTTCGTCAGCGACGAGGTGACGATCACGATTACCGGCGAAGCCGTCGATCCCGAAGCGCTCGAAGGGTTTCTCGAGATGATCGAATACGCCCCGGACTGGGACTGA
- a CDS encoding pirin family protein, with protein sequence MKKILGIHNAPNGHWVGDGFPVRSLFNYQSDGAQMSPFLLLDHAGPAHFEPAQTPRGVGAHPHRGFETVTIVYDGEVEHRDSTGAGGKIGPGDVQWMTAASGILHEEFHSHDYTRKGGPFEMVQLWVNLPAADKMAAPHYQLLENGSIPSVPLPDDGGTVRVIAGEYGGAHGPARTHTPLNVWDLRVTAGKSAAFDLPEGHTLAVVVLAGRLRVNGGGPVQDGQMVVLDRAGTGLVLSAESDARLLLLGGEPINEPIAGHGPFVMNTEEEIRQAFADVRSGRFGRIPA encoded by the coding sequence ATGAAGAAAATCCTTGGAATCCACAACGCCCCGAACGGACACTGGGTCGGCGACGGCTTTCCCGTCCGCTCGCTGTTCAACTACCAGAGCGACGGCGCGCAGATGAGCCCGTTTCTGCTGCTCGATCATGCGGGACCGGCGCATTTCGAACCGGCACAGACGCCGCGCGGCGTCGGCGCGCATCCGCATCGCGGATTCGAGACCGTCACCATCGTCTATGACGGCGAGGTCGAACATCGCGACTCGACCGGTGCCGGCGGAAAGATCGGCCCCGGTGACGTGCAATGGATGACGGCCGCCTCCGGCATCCTGCACGAAGAGTTCCACTCGCACGACTATACCCGCAAGGGTGGCCCGTTCGAGATGGTGCAGCTCTGGGTGAACCTGCCCGCCGCCGACAAGATGGCCGCGCCGCATTACCAGCTTCTTGAAAACGGCAGCATCCCGAGCGTTCCATTGCCGGATGATGGCGGCACGGTGCGGGTCATTGCAGGCGAATACGGCGGGGCGCATGGCCCGGCCCGGACCCATACGCCGCTGAACGTCTGGGATCTGCGGGTGACTGCGGGGAAAAGCGCTGCTTTCGACCTGCCCGAGGGGCACACGCTGGCCGTGGTCGTGCTCGCCGGCCGGCTGCGGGTGAACGGGGGCGGGCCCGTGCAGGACGGGCAGATGGTGGTTCTGGATCGCGCCGGCACCGGCCTCGTGCTCTCGGCGGAAAGCGACGCAAGGCTGCTGCTGCTCGGCGGTGAGCCGATAAACGAGCCGATCGCGGGGCACGGCCCGTTCGTGATGAACACGGAGGAGGAGATCCGCCAGGCCTTCGCCGATGTCCGCAGCGGCCGTTTCGGCCGGATCCCGGCCTGA